One region of Candidatus Wallbacteria bacterium genomic DNA includes:
- a CDS encoding DUF2807 domain-containing protein, which yields MHLFTVKGVTMGFLFDFFALIGMIIVLLLLSPVLITILAPLLALGTVAAVICGVIGLVLFVIICIGMVTVFAIKIFVIFLIAALIVTCFLGVSGHSLTLVKGDGLQKEENREISGFSSIDLQGIGTLNIVCQVKDSCRITTDSNLLPLVETFVENGGKLVIRQKKDFRPTKGLLIDVTASSLNKIMVSGAGKVQVSGIDSDSFEVGVNGASSLTGDGKCNTFKLAVSGAAKIDLSKLKAINTTVNAEGAADILVFASDCIKTVVSGVARVRVYGDPKNVDRKIDGLGKFEIVK from the coding sequence ATGCATCTTTTTACAGTCAAAGGAGTGACCATGGGTTTTCTGTTCGATTTTTTCGCCCTGATCGGAATGATAATCGTGCTTCTCCTGCTTTCGCCGGTGCTGATCACAATTCTTGCACCACTCCTCGCCCTGGGAACAGTGGCGGCCGTGATCTGCGGAGTGATCGGGCTGGTGCTTTTTGTAATAATCTGTATTGGGATGGTGACTGTATTTGCCATCAAGATTTTCGTGATTTTCCTGATCGCAGCCCTGATTGTGACCTGCTTTTTAGGAGTTTCAGGTCACAGTCTGACGCTCGTGAAAGGAGACGGCCTGCAGAAGGAAGAGAACCGCGAAATCTCAGGATTCAGTTCGATTGACCTTCAGGGCATCGGTACCCTGAATATAGTCTGCCAGGTTAAGGACTCCTGCAGGATCACCACAGATTCCAACCTGCTGCCTCTGGTGGAAACCTTTGTGGAGAACGGCGGGAAACTGGTCATCCGCCAGAAAAAGGATTTCAGGCCCACTAAAGGCCTGTTAATAGATGTGACTGCTTCAAGCCTTAACAAAATAATGGTCTCAGGGGCAGGCAAGGTACAGGTTTCCGGGATTGACAGCGATTCCTTCGAAGTCGGGGTGAATGGTGCTTCCAGCCTGACAGGCGATGGAAAATGCAATACTTTCAAGCTCGCGGTTTCAGGCGCGGCCAAGATCGACCTGTCCAAGCTGAAGGCGATCAATACAACAGTGAACGCAGAAGGGGCAGCCGACATCCTGGTCTTTGCTTCGGACTGCATAAAGACCGTAGTTTCAGGTGTGGCCAGGGTTCGCGTGTATGGAGACCCCAAAAATGTGGATCGCAAAATAGACGGGCTGGGCAAGTTCGAGATCGTGAAGTAA